From the Erythrolamprus reginae isolate rEryReg1 chromosome Z, rEryReg1.hap1, whole genome shotgun sequence genome, one window contains:
- the LOC139153451 gene encoding olfactory receptor 14A16-like, with product MDNMSHPSYFLLLQFSEVWELQILHFFLFLVLYLAIVLGNLMIISAVIFDHRLHTPMYFFLMNLAIQDLGSVSTIIPKSMGNSFMNSRNISYLGCVGQVFCFVSFVGSDFSLLTVMAYDRYVAICHPLHYGIVMNRQACAQMVLCAWLMGIFNGAMHTTGTFAVPFCSNVVNQFYCEIPQLLKLTCSDSYQPELIVLAINIMIEGACIVFIIITYVLIFTTVLRIPSVHGRQKAFATCIPHLAVFSILMSTGWFAYLKPPSNIPSSFNLVLTMIYTFVPPLLNPVIYSMRNKELTVALTKLFLSVCSSI from the coding sequence ATGGATAATATGTCACATCCTTCCTATTTTCTGCTCCTTCAATTCTCAGAAGTCTGGGAATTACAGATACTCCACTTTTTTCTGTTCCTGGTACTGTATCTGGCAATTGTCTTAGGAAATCTCATGATTATTTCTGCTGTTATTTTTGATCATCGCCTTCACACTCCGATGTATTTCTTCCTGATGAACTTGGCTATTCAGGACCTTGGCTCTGTTTCTACTATTATTCCCAAATCCATGGGCAATTCTTTCATGAACTCTAGAAACATTTCTTACTTGGGGTGTGTGGGTCAGGTTTTCTGTTTTGTATCCTTTGTTGGATCTGATTTCTCTCTCCTTACAGTCATGGCATATGATCGTTATGTTGCCATTTGCCATCCACTGCATTATGGGATAGTGATGAATAGGCAAGCTTGTGCACAAATGGTGCTTTGTGCATGGCTAATGGGAATTTTCAATGGAGCAATGCATACTACAGGCACATTTGCAGTCCCTTTTTGCTCCAATGTTGTCAATCAGTTCTACTGTGAAATCCCACAGTTACTCAAGCTAACATGCTCTGATTCATACCAACCCGAACTTATTGTTCTGGCAATCAATATTATGATAGAAGGAGCTTGCATTGTCTTTATCATCATAACATATGTGCTGATCTTTACAACAGTTCTAAGAATCCCTTCTGTTCATGGACGACAAAAAGCCTTTGCAACCTGCATTCCACACCTCGCTGTATTTTCCATATTAATGTCCACTGGATGGTTTGCCTACTTAAAACCACCTTCTAATATTCCATCTAGTTTCAATTTGGTACTGACTATGATATATACTTTTGTCCCACCTCTGCTGAATCCAGTGATCTATAGTATGAGAAATAAAGAGCTCACAGTTGCCCTCACAAAGTTATTTCTTTCAGTATGTTCTTCTATATAA